From the Saccharobesus litoralis genome, one window contains:
- a CDS encoding PAS domain-containing sensor histidine kinase: MDSNNSYLKKELYQLIKTDDRVFDFIQDACLDGFWYWDIEKPENEWMNDKFWHVLGYDPTDKKPLAAEWQNIINQDDLRVAMDNFNKHCADPGHSYDQVVRYKHKNGSTVWIRCRGFALRDQNNMPIRMIGSHIDITEQKLFEANLQNKNDELDQAFSQSEQLFELAPDANLMVDINGNIIKANQQATALFGYSNEEFNHLNIQQLLISSQNAQHADNIKHYFQTGGSRKMGAQRGKLQAVTKSGDIIFVEITLNLLDTAAGKLALATIRDVTDKEALIAKLEYQIAENKRLEQFAFAASHDLQEPLRKIISFSDSVESRISPLLNKDERVKYEFSRIIHSAERMRSMVSDIQRLSQIDSGKLHLSQCCLYDIVENVKLDLAMSINSSQAIINVESKANDFIADKNLITLLIENLVSNAIKFRNTDSTTIINIDQQDHHNLTSISVSDNGIGIAAKYKHMIFDAFFKLHPKSQFEGSGIGLATCKHIIEAHGGTIECRSELGHGTSFIFTLPQN, from the coding sequence ATGGACAGTAACAACAGCTATCTTAAAAAAGAGCTTTATCAATTAATTAAAACCGATGATCGTGTATTCGACTTTATTCAAGATGCTTGTTTAGATGGTTTTTGGTATTGGGATATTGAAAAGCCTGAAAACGAATGGATGAATGACAAATTTTGGCATGTTCTAGGCTATGACCCAACCGACAAGAAACCACTGGCGGCAGAATGGCAAAATATCATTAACCAAGATGACTTACGTGTCGCAATGGATAATTTTAATAAGCATTGTGCAGACCCTGGCCACTCGTATGATCAAGTTGTTCGATACAAACATAAGAATGGCTCTACCGTTTGGATCCGCTGTCGAGGATTTGCTTTACGTGACCAAAATAATATGCCAATCAGAATGATAGGGTCACATATCGACATTACCGAGCAAAAGCTTTTTGAAGCCAATTTACAAAATAAAAATGATGAACTCGATCAAGCGTTTTCGCAAAGTGAGCAACTATTTGAACTAGCCCCTGATGCTAACTTGATGGTGGACATAAACGGTAACATTATAAAAGCCAATCAACAAGCAACTGCGCTGTTTGGCTATAGCAATGAAGAGTTTAATCATTTAAATATCCAACAGTTGCTTATAAGTAGCCAAAATGCTCAGCATGCAGATAATATAAAACATTATTTTCAAACTGGTGGTTCCAGAAAAATGGGAGCTCAGCGCGGTAAACTGCAAGCCGTAACAAAATCAGGCGACATTATTTTTGTTGAAATTACCCTTAACTTACTTGATACCGCAGCTGGAAAGCTAGCATTGGCAACTATCCGCGATGTGACAGATAAAGAAGCCTTGATCGCAAAACTGGAATATCAAATTGCCGAAAACAAACGTTTAGAGCAATTTGCGTTTGCAGCATCACATGATTTACAAGAACCACTAAGAAAAATCATTTCATTTTCTGATTCAGTGGAAAGCCGTATTTCTCCCCTGCTAAACAAAGACGAACGAGTTAAATATGAATTTTCACGCATAATACACAGTGCAGAACGCATGCGGTCCATGGTGTCAGATATCCAGCGACTTTCGCAAATAGACTCTGGTAAATTGCATCTTAGCCAATGTTGCTTATACGACATTGTCGAAAACGTGAAGCTGGATTTAGCTATGTCGATTAACTCGAGTCAGGCTATCATTAACGTCGAAAGCAAAGCTAACGATTTTATTGCAGATAAAAATCTAATTACTTTACTCATTGAAAACTTAGTGTCTAATGCAATCAAGTTCCGCAATACCGACAGTACGACTATTATTAACATTGACCAACAAGACCATCATAATCTAACTAGCATCTCAGTATCTGATAATGGCATAGGTATCGCGGCTAAATACAAGCACATGATTTTCGACGCTTTTTTTAAATTGCATCCCAAATCGCAATTTGAGGGAAGCGGTATAGGGCTTGCCACTTGTAAACATATTATCGAAGCACATGGCGGAACCATAGAATGCCGTAGCGAGCTAGGACACGGCACAAGCTTTATATTTACCTTACCGCAAAATTAA